A region from the Deinococcus sp. KNUC1210 genome encodes:
- a CDS encoding PLP-dependent aminotransferase family protein codes for MPKTARPLLPRERHHQELELPLELDRSDSRPLPEQLAAQWREAILQGRLAAGARLPSSRVLSKALGITRHVVLLAVDELVIEGYVISRPGSGVTVSADARPPAVSPPSLGMPHRWQRQPVPPSFSDPLPRPGILEFRLGEPSVDRWPEEAWRRVWRETSGVRPPVGYLDPQGEPELRETVAAYLRRTRGLNCQGDQVLITSSSLAALSLLIRATVAPGDLVGLEEPGYLHARHILLQRGADLQACPVDDDGLRIDTLPVAEAAPGMLYCTPSHQYPLGGRMALPRRAALLDWAEAHNVLVVEDDYDSEFRFDTAPLPALASLDRFGRVAYLGTFSKSLTPALRVGYLVGPTDLIARLLRFRQLTGDQVSWPVQHALAAFIQGGHLERHIGSMRREYARKRAALLEVFRP; via the coding sequence ATGCCCAAAACTGCTCGACCACTTTTGCCCCGTGAACGTCATCATCAGGAGCTCGAGCTGCCTTTAGAACTGGACCGCAGCGATTCCCGTCCTCTTCCCGAACAACTCGCCGCCCAGTGGCGCGAAGCGATTCTCCAGGGGCGGCTGGCCGCTGGGGCCCGCCTGCCGTCCAGCCGTGTTCTCTCGAAAGCTCTCGGGATTACCCGGCACGTCGTGCTGCTGGCCGTCGACGAACTGGTGATCGAGGGGTACGTGATCTCCCGGCCTGGTTCGGGCGTGACCGTCTCTGCCGATGCCCGGCCTCCAGCTGTGTCACCCCCGTCGCTCGGAATGCCCCATCGCTGGCAACGACAGCCGGTTCCTCCGAGCTTCAGCGATCCCCTTCCGAGACCAGGGATCCTGGAGTTCCGTCTTGGGGAGCCGAGTGTCGACCGTTGGCCCGAGGAAGCGTGGCGCCGCGTATGGCGCGAGACCAGCGGGGTTCGGCCGCCGGTCGGTTACCTGGATCCGCAGGGTGAGCCCGAGCTCCGGGAGACAGTAGCGGCTTACCTCAGGCGGACGCGCGGCCTGAACTGTCAGGGGGATCAGGTGTTGATCACCTCCAGCAGTTTGGCCGCGCTCTCACTGCTGATCAGGGCCACCGTCGCGCCAGGGGACCTGGTCGGCCTGGAAGAGCCCGGGTACCTGCATGCCCGGCACATTCTGTTGCAGCGCGGCGCCGACCTGCAGGCCTGCCCCGTGGATGACGACGGTCTGCGGATCGACACGCTCCCGGTCGCGGAAGCGGCGCCAGGCATGCTGTACTGCACACCGTCGCACCAGTACCCGCTGGGCGGCCGGATGGCGCTGCCGCGCCGAGCGGCGCTGCTGGACTGGGCGGAGGCACATAACGTGCTGGTGGTCGAGGACGATTACGACAGCGAATTCCGCTTTGATACCGCCCCGCTTCCGGCACTGGCGTCCCTGGACCGATTCGGGCGGGTGGCGTACCTCGGAACCTTCTCCAAGTCCCTGACACCAGCGCTGCGGGTCGGGTACCTGGTCGGCCCGACCGACCTGATCGCACGGCTGCTGCGCTTCCGACAACTGACGGGCGACCAGGTGTCCTGGCCGGTGCAGCACGCCCTGGCCGCGTTCATTCAAGGCGGGCACCTGGAACGTCACATCGGCTCGATGCGCCGCGAATACGCGCGGAAACGTGCGGCACTGCTCGAGGTCTTCCGGCCCTGA